In Lotus japonicus ecotype B-129 chromosome 5, LjGifu_v1.2, one genomic interval encodes:
- the LOC130720890 gene encoding cysteine proteinase mucunain-like, with amino-acid sequence MGSATMAIVLMFTLLAVSSAMDMSIISYDNSHMGNSRTDDEVKNMYEEWLVKHGKVYNALGEKEKRFEIFKDNLKFIDEHNNADLNRSYKLGLNRFADLTNEEYRSKYFGTRVDPNRRMAKLRTKSDRYAPRVGDKLPESVDWRKEGALVGVKDQGSCGSCWAFSAVTAVESINKIVTGDLVSLSVQELVDCDRSYNEGCNGGLMDYAFDFIINNGGIDSEEDYPYKGVDGRCDQYRKNAKVVSIDDYEDVPTYDEIALKKAVANQPISVAIEGGGREFQLYDSGIFTGRCGTALDHGVVAVGYGTENGLDYWIVRNSWGASWGEGGYIRLERNLGNARSGKCGIAIEPSYPIKNGQNPPNPGPSPPSPVTPPSVCDNYYSCAEATTCCCIYEYGNSCFEWGCCPLEGATCCDDHYSCCPSDYPVCDTYRGLCLKGSNNPFGVKALKRTPAKPNLAFGVKKKKISDA; translated from the exons ATGGGTTCAGCTACCATGGCGATCGTCCTCATGTTCACTCTCCTGGCGGTTTCCTCCGCCATGGACATGTCGATCATCTCATACGACAACTCCCACATGGGAAACTCCAGAACTGACGACGAGGTGAAGAACATGTACGAGGAGTGGTTGGTGAAACACGGCAAGGTGTACAACGCGCTTGGCGAGAAGGAGAAGAGGTTTGAGATCTTCAAAGACAACCTCAAGTTCATCGATGAGCATAACAACGCTGATCTGAACCGGAGTTACAAGCTGGGTCTGAACCGGTTCGCTGATCTGACCAACGAGGAGTACCGGTCTAAGTACTTTGGGACCCGGGTTGACCCGAACCGGAGGATGGCGAAGTTGAGGACCAAGAGTGACCGGTACGCGCCACGTGTCGGTGACAAGCTGCCGGAGTCTGTTGATTGGAGGAAGGAAGGTGCTCTTGTTGGAGTCAAAGACCAAGGAAGCTGCG GGAGCTGTTGGGCCTTCTCAGCTGTCACCGCCGTGGAATCAATTAATAAGATAGTAACCGGCGATCTAGTTTCACTATCAGTACAAGAGCTAGTAGACTGTGATAGATCATATAATGAAGGATGCAATGGTGGTCTTATGGACTACGCCTTTGACTTCATCATCAACAATGGTGGCATTGACTCCGAAGAAGATTACCCCTACAAAGGTGTTGATGGTAGATGTGACCAGTACAGG AAAAATGCTAAAGTCGTTTCAATTGATGACTATGAAGATGTTCCTACCTATGATGAGATAGCCTTGAAGAAAGCTGTTGCCAATCAGCCTATTAGTGTTGCTATTGAAGGAGGTGGCAGGGAATTCCAGTTATATGATTCT GGTATATTCACTGGGCGATGTGGGACAGCATTAGACCATGGTGTTGTTGCTGTTGGGTATGGCACAGAAAACGGTCTTGATTATTGGATTGTGAGGAATTCATGGGGTGCTAGCTGGGGAGAGGGAGGTTATATCAGGCTTGAACGTAATCTGGGAAATGCTAGATCAGGCAAGTGTGGAATTGCAATTGAGCCATCCTATCCCATCAAGAATGGTCAGAACCCGCCTAACCCGGGGCCATCACCCCCTTCACCGGTGACTCCACCGTCAGTGTGTGACAATTACTACAGTTGTGCTGAAGCCACCACTTGCTGCTGCATTTATGAATATGGAAACTCTTGCTTTGAGTGGGGATGTTGTCCTCTCGAGGGTGCTACCTGCTGTGATGACCACTACAGTTGCTGCCCCAGTGACTACCCTGTCTGTGACACTTATAGAGGGCTCTGTCTCAAG GGCTCAAACAACCCATTTGGAGTGAAGGCATTGAAGCGAACTCCAGCTAAGCCCAACTTGGCCTTtggagtgaagaagaagaagatcagCGATGCTTAA
- the LOC130720891 gene encoding uncharacterized protein LOC130720891 isoform X2, protein METGLPLLQCPLHHTLRSICSLPNSSSSSKWVYAVFWRIVPRNFPPPRWEFGGSALDLSKGNHRNWILVWEDGFCDFNECEQRRSEYLNNSFGTDVFFKMSHEVYSYGEGLMGKVAAENSHRWVYNDTQNGCKPSYNGSWNASIDHQPRAWDFQLNSGIQIAEDLDLVLSLQRKFIYLQNIPGVLTIQRPYKAIQHPCIAKSNLQMMETNEMAQSTYNDNNQVTHVNGLLHKERPSFFSMIAINLGRNHPQNGTTGPPLSVPSSLPNMSCSFGDLLSKLPSVTPPHYHPQVPKTNWINSSGQKVKIEDCSLQLAGDGDQKGNAGRSI, encoded by the exons ATGGAAACTGGATTACCTTTGCTGCAATGTCCCTTACACCATACTCTGAGAAGCATATGCTCATTACCAAATTCTTCAAGTTCTTCCAAGTGGGTGTACGCGGTATTCTGGAGGATAGTACCACGAAATTTTCCTCCACCAAG GTGGGAATTTGGAGGGAGTGCTCTTGATCTCTCAAAGGGGAATCATAGAAACTG GATCCTTGTGTGGGAAGATGGGTTTTGTGATTTTAATGAATGTGAGCAAAGGAGGAGTGAATATTTGAACAACAGCTTTGGAACTGATGTATTCTTCAAAATGTCTCATGAGGTTTACAGTTATGGAGAAGG ACTAATGGGGAAAGTGGCTGCAGAAAATAGTCACAGATGGGTTTACAATGATACTCAAAATGGGTGTAAACCTAGCTACAATGGTTCATGGAATGCTTCAATTGATCAT CAACCAAGGGCTTGGGATTTTCAGTTAAATTCTGGTATTCAG ATTGCAGAAGATCTTGATTTAGTGCTCAGCTTACAAAGGAAGTTCATCTACCTCCAGAACATACCAGGTGTTTTGACCATTCAAAGACCATACAAAGCCATCCAACATCCATGCATTGCCAAATCCAATCTCCAAATGATGGAAACCAATGAAATGGCTCAATCAACCTACAATGACAATAACCAAGTAACTCATGTCAATGGATTGCTGCATAAAGAAAGAccaagtttcttttccatgattgCCATCAATTTGGGTAGAAACCACCCTCAAAATGGAACAACAGGACCACCCCTTTCAGTTCCTTCTTCCTTGCCCAACATGTCTTGCAGTTTTGGAGATCTTCTGTCAAAGCTTCCCTCTGTTACTCCACCCCATTATCACCCTCAAGTTCCTAAAACCAATTGGATCAACAGCTCAGGCCAGaaagtgaagattgaggattgCAGTTTACAGCTTGCTGGTGATGGAGATCAAAAGGGAAATGCAGGGAGATCAATTTAA
- the LOC130720891 gene encoding uncharacterized protein LOC130720891 isoform X1, with amino-acid sequence METGLPLLQCPLHHTLRSICSLPNSSSSSKWVYAVFWRIVPRNFPPPRWEFGGSALDLSKGNHRNWILVWEDGFCDFNECEQRRSEYLNNSFGTDVFFKMSHEVYSYGEGLMGKVAAENSHRWVYNDTQNGCKPSYNGSWNASIDHQPRAWDFQLNSGIQTIAVIAVKEGLVQLGSFNKIAEDLDLVLSLQRKFIYLQNIPGVLTIQRPYKAIQHPCIAKSNLQMMETNEMAQSTYNDNNQVTHVNGLLHKERPSFFSMIAINLGRNHPQNGTTGPPLSVPSSLPNMSCSFGDLLSKLPSVTPPHYHPQVPKTNWINSSGQKVKIEDCSLQLAGDGDQKGNAGRSI; translated from the exons ATGGAAACTGGATTACCTTTGCTGCAATGTCCCTTACACCATACTCTGAGAAGCATATGCTCATTACCAAATTCTTCAAGTTCTTCCAAGTGGGTGTACGCGGTATTCTGGAGGATAGTACCACGAAATTTTCCTCCACCAAG GTGGGAATTTGGAGGGAGTGCTCTTGATCTCTCAAAGGGGAATCATAGAAACTG GATCCTTGTGTGGGAAGATGGGTTTTGTGATTTTAATGAATGTGAGCAAAGGAGGAGTGAATATTTGAACAACAGCTTTGGAACTGATGTATTCTTCAAAATGTCTCATGAGGTTTACAGTTATGGAGAAGG ACTAATGGGGAAAGTGGCTGCAGAAAATAGTCACAGATGGGTTTACAATGATACTCAAAATGGGTGTAAACCTAGCTACAATGGTTCATGGAATGCTTCAATTGATCAT CAACCAAGGGCTTGGGATTTTCAGTTAAATTCTGGTATTCAG ACTATTGCTGTCATTGCTGTTAAAGAAGGCTTAGTACAATTGGGTTCATTTAACAAG ATTGCAGAAGATCTTGATTTAGTGCTCAGCTTACAAAGGAAGTTCATCTACCTCCAGAACATACCAGGTGTTTTGACCATTCAAAGACCATACAAAGCCATCCAACATCCATGCATTGCCAAATCCAATCTCCAAATGATGGAAACCAATGAAATGGCTCAATCAACCTACAATGACAATAACCAAGTAACTCATGTCAATGGATTGCTGCATAAAGAAAGAccaagtttcttttccatgattgCCATCAATTTGGGTAGAAACCACCCTCAAAATGGAACAACAGGACCACCCCTTTCAGTTCCTTCTTCCTTGCCCAACATGTCTTGCAGTTTTGGAGATCTTCTGTCAAAGCTTCCCTCTGTTACTCCACCCCATTATCACCCTCAAGTTCCTAAAACCAATTGGATCAACAGCTCAGGCCAGaaagtgaagattgaggattgCAGTTTACAGCTTGCTGGTGATGGAGATCAAAAGGGAAATGCAGGGAGATCAATTTAA
- the LOC130717280 gene encoding mannose-P-dolichol utilization defect 1 protein homolog 2: MEYLGIDVTCAVNSLRHGNFPDKDCLLPLISKLLGYAIVAASTTVKLPQILKILKHQSVRGLSMLSFELEVVGYTIALAYCLHKGLPFSAYGELLFLLIQALILVAIIYYYSRPVRTATWIRALLYSAAAPTILAGQIDPFLFEALYASQHAIFLCARIPQIWQNFSNRSTGELSFLTSFMNFGGSMVRVFTTIQENAPKSVLLGYAIGVATNFTILSQIVLYQKPRAEKEKKME; encoded by the exons ATGGAGTATCTAGGGATTGATGTCACTTGCGCCGTGAATTCTCTCCGCCATGGAAACTTCCCTGACAAGGATTGCTTGCTCCCTCTCATTTCCAAACTCCTCGGTTACGCCATCGTCGCCGCTTCCACCACCGTCAAACTCC CGCAGATTTTGAAGATTCTGAAGCATCAGAGCGTGAGAGGTCTCAGCATGCTGTCTTTTGAGCTTGAAGTTGTTGGATATACCATTGCTCTGGCTTATTGTCTTCACAAAGGCCTTCCGTTTTCTGCTTATGGAGAATTGTTGTTCCTCTTGATTCAAG CTTTAATATTGGTTGCCATAATCTACTACTATTCTCGACCTGTGCGTACAGCAACATGGATCCGGGCATTACT ATATTCTGCTGCAGCACCCACTATCTTAGCCGGTCAAATTGATCCTTTCCTCTTTGAGGCTTTGTAT GCATCCCAACATGCAATCTTTCTTTGTGCAAGGATCCCACAGATATGGCAAAACTTTTCT AACAGAAGTACAGGGGAGCTCAGCTTCTTAACTTCTTTTATGAATTTTGGAGGTTCAATGG TTAGGGTATTCACAACCATCCAAGAAAATGCACCAAAAAGTG TACTATTGGGCTATGCAATTGGTGTTGCGACAAATTTTACCATCTTAAGTCAGATAGTGTTATACCAAAAGCCTCGAgctgagaaagagaagaaaatggaATAG